DNA sequence from the Oceanispirochaeta sp. M1 genome:
CTGGGTATTGCAGTAGGTGTTGCCTCGCAGAAAAGTTTGGGGAATATAATCAGTGGAATCTTTCTGGTAACAGAAAAAAGCTTTGAAATTGGAGATGTTGTTAAGGTAGGAGATAAAGTCGGAGTAGTATATTCCATCGATCTGTTATCAATAATGCTGAAAACATTTGATAACCTGCTCATCCGTATACCTAATGAAACACTTATCTCAACAGATATAACGAACATTACCAGATTTCCTATTAGAAGACTGGATATTCAAATCCTTGTAGCCTATAAGGAAAATCTTCAGCATGTAATAGAGACCTTGAAAGCAATTGCTACTGAAAATACATTGTGTCTTGATGAACCTGAACCTTTTCTGATGATAAAAGAATTTGCAGACTCCGGTATCCAGATACACTTTGGTATATGGTTTGAAAAAAGTCGTTATGTTGACACTAAAAATACGATGATGATGGATATTCATAATCGTTTCAAAGAAGAGAGAATTGAGATTCCCTACACTCATATTACAATTGTGAATCCTCTTTAATTTTTTTTATTTCTTCAACAATATCTATATACACATCATCCTCAAATCACTATATTTTCCTCACTTTTATATTTGAGGTGAAGTATGTTAGACACGATCCGGATTGCAGGTATGATTCTGCTGCTAAGAATTGGTCAGGATACTCTGTTTCTGGCAAAAATAGATGCATTCAGCCGGGGAAATAAATACTATTCCCTTTCAATAAACTTTTTTGAAGCCATGTATGGAATAACTGTAATCAAGATAATCCTCAATTTAATGCAGACCAATCCCATGTATGTTGTAATCTATGGTTCAGGCTCAATTCTCGGCGGTTTATTAAGTAGTGCCATAAAAAAGAAGCTGGATAAAAAACTTATTGGTCAGCGTCAATATTATGCCAGAATATCACTTGAAAACGATATTGATAGAAGCGAACTAATCAGAACCCTCTCAAATCACAATTACGACTTCACCATGTCTACCAGAGAATATATAAATGGGAAGACAAAACTAATTATTGAAGGCTCCATTGAAGACAGATCTAGAATGGTGGAGCTGAAAGAGATACTTCGGGGACGCCCGGGTAAACATGTAACTTTTCTTCGTGCTGATGAAATTTACTTATTAGAATAATCTATAATAAAAGAGAAATCATATTAATAGAAAAGTTGGGGATTACTCACTTGAAGAAAGATTTTTCAGACCTTACTGCAATTGGTTGGAGAGAATGGGTATCCTTCCCTGATTGGAAGATTGATTATATTAAAGTCAAAGTTGATACAGGTGCCAGAACATCTTCCTTACATGTAGGTGAATTGGAATATTTTGAGCAGAATACAGAGCAATGGGTCAGTTTCTATGTGTATCCCTGGCAGGAATCTTCTATGGATAAGGTGAGAATTTCTGCCCCGGTGACTTCTTTCAAATATGTTAAGAGTTCTTCAGGATGTCAGGAACGAAGACCTGTCATTCTGGCAACTCTGGAACTTGCCGGACAAAAAGTAAAAACAGAAATGACCCTTAGCAACAGATCTACGATGGGTTTTCGGATGCTTTTGGGGAGAATTTCTATGAGAAAAAACTTTTTTGTAATACCGGGAAAATCCTACTTGGGTGGAAAGCCAAGCTTAGAGATAAGAAAAAAAAACAGGGGTAAGATCTAATCATGCCCGATAGAGTAAAAAACTCCAGCTTTGAAATTGCTGATATGCTTGTAAAACCCGGCACAAAAGCAACAGGAGAATTACCTCTTGTAAAGTTAGTGACAGGTAATCAAATATCCATTCCTCTCTATATATTCAACGGATATGAACCGGGACCTGTGATATGGATAAGTGCAGCAATACATGGAGATGAAGTAGCCGGAGTGGAAATCATCAGGCAGGTAATCGAAAAGATAAATCCAAAGAAGCTGAGGGGTACACTGATTACAGTTCCCATAGTTAATGTGCATGGATTTTTAAATAGAGAACGATATCTCCCTGACAGGAGAGATCTAAACCGATCCTTCCCCGGTTCAGCCAAAGGCTCTCTTGCCGCAGGAATTGCGCACCTCTTTATGTCTGAGATTGTCAGCAGATGTGATATGGGTATAGACCTTCATACAGGCTCAAATAATAGAGCAAATTACCCTCAAATTCGATCAGATCTTGATAATCCTGAGTCAAAAAGGTTATGTGAGGTATTCGGTGCCCCTATTATGCTCCATTCAAAAATCCGGGATGGTTCTCTAAGAGGGGCTGCCAGTGAGAGAGGTAAAAAAGTTCTTCTTTATGAGGGAGGAGAAGCCAATCGCTTTGACTATGAAGCCATAAGATATGCCGTAAATGGCATTATGAGAATACTTGCAGATCAAGGAATGACTGATACTTTTACTGAACCTAATGAGATGCAGTCACTGGAAAGCAGAAACAGTTCCTGGCTGAGAGCAAAGAAAAGTGGAATAGCAATAATGGGCAGTGAGCTGGGAGAGTTTATCAATAAAGGGCAGACCATGGGCCTCATTCACAACTCTCTTGGAAAACAGCTGGGACGTATTATAGCCCATAGCAGTGGTTTGATAATTGGACGAAGCATGCAGCCCCTGGTAAATCAGGGAGATGCTTTATACCATATAGCGGAGGTTAATGGCGAATGAAACTGGCAATATTATCAAGGGCACCAAGATCCTATAGCACACAAAGATTAAAAATGGCAGCACTGGAGCGAGGGCACCAATGTAAAGTACTGAATACATTGAGATTCGCCATTGATTTGTCAGGAAATTCACCTGATTTACAGTTTCAAGGAAAACAACTTTCCGATTATGATGCCATTTTGCCAAGAATTGGAGCTTCCATAACCTATTTCGGGACTGCTGTTGTCAGGCAATTTGAACAGATGGATGTCTACACACCTAATACCTCTAACGGAATATCCAACTCCAGAGATAAACTTCGGGCGACTCAAATACTTTCCCGTCATGATATAGGAATTCCTGCGACGACTTTTGTCCGAGATCAGAAAGATGTTATTTCTGCCATCCAGAGAGTCGGTGGTGCTCCAGTGGTGATCAAACTGCTAGAAGGGACCCAGGGAATAGGTGTAATCCTGGCACCGGAACTAAAAGTGGCAGAAGCCATAATTGAAACATTGCAGAGTACTCAGCAGAATGTTCTTATTCAGCAGTTTATCTCTGAAAGCAAGGGGAAGGATATACGTGCTCTCGTTGTGGGAGACAGAGTGGTAGGGGCAATGAGACGAAGCGCTCAGGGTGATGAATTCAGATCTAATGTACATAGAGGTGGTTCAGTTGAAGCAATAAACCTGGACTCCCTTTATGAGCAGACTGCTGTTAGAGCTGCTCAGATCATGGGCCTCAGGGTAGCAGGTGTTGATATGCTTGAAAGTAAAGATGGCCCACTTGTAATGGAAGTAAATTCTTCTCCGGGACTGGAAGGAATTGAAAAAGCCACCGAACTGGATATAGCCGGTTCCATTATTGATTATATTGCTAACCAGGTAGACTTCCCTGAATTGGATGTACGACAACGTTTAACAATCAGCACTGGTTATGGGGTTGCTGAAATACTTGTTAAGGAAGACAGCCATATTGTAGGAAAAACTGTAGCAGAATCGGGTCTCAGGGATCAGGATATCACAGTTCTAACCCTCCACAGGGAAACAGAGGTAATCCCGAACCCGAGGGAAAACAGAATATTGGAAGCAAATGACCGATTGCTTTGCTTTGGCCGCCTTGAATCAATGCGCAGCATGATTCCCAAAAGAAAAAAGCGCAGAGAAAAAGTTAAAAAACTACCTGACAATATGGTGGCTGAAATCTAAAATTGAGCATAGTCTTGGGTTTTCATGAATTTGGAGAAATAGGAACTATATGAGAAAAATATTCTTAATCTTTTTTGTAATTCTGGGGATAATAGGTTTATTTCTGGAACAGTATAGAAACATTCCAGGGATTCTTAACTGGTTTGTTACCATAATTGATTACTCCCTTGTTTCCTATCTTCTACTGGACTTCTTTTGGGGTATGAAGTCCAGCAGTAAACCATCTTATTATATAAAAAAGAATCTCTTTTCTTTCCTTTTTATAATTATTTATTTATCCCTGTTTATTATAAACCTATTACTGAAACAGAGAAGTGATCTGTTGACTCGGGATAACAACCTGATGACAATTATCAGAAACATTCTTCTTGTACTGAAAATATTCGGCAGATTCAGAAAAGTCTCAACCTTTCTTCAATCCATCATTACCAAACCTGCCCAGACAGTTGTATTCAGTTTTATAATGGTAATTCTTATTGGATCACTGATTTTGATGATGCCTGTTATGAGTACAGGCGTTTCTCTTACGCCTTTAAATGCCCTCTTTACTGTTACATCAGCAGTTTGTGTAACTGGTCTGACTGTTATTGATACAGCAAATCAATTCACACCGATTGGAAAGATCGTTATCCTGCTTCTAATTCAGATAGGAGGCTTGGGAATAATGCTCCTATCTTTCTTTATGGTCTTCTTGTTCAAACAGAGGTTGAGTGTAAAAGATAAGAATCTTTTATCATACATGCTTAGCAGTAAAAATACTCAATCCTTAAAAAGGAGTGTATTGAGGATCATTTTCCTTACTTTTCTAATTGAAATAACAGGGGCACTACTCCTTTTCCCCATTTTCAGTAAAAGCGGTTTACCCTTTGCCAGGGCCGTATTCTTCAGCATATTTCACTCAGTATCTGCCTTTTGTAATGCCGGGTTCGCCCTTTATTCAGACAGTCTGGTGTCATTCAATAAGAATCTGATGATGAATATAATCATTACGACCCTCATTATTGCCGGAGGAATCAGCTTTGCTGTAATACTGGATATTCACAGTCTCTTTTTCAATTGGTTCAAAAAGAAGAAAGCTCCCTTATCTATTAATTCTAAAATAGTCCTCATTGTGTCTTCTATCCTTACAGTTTCGGGTACCCTCATCATCTATAAACTGGAGCATATTTCTAATCTCTATCCTGCCCCCCTATGGAACCAATACTTATCAGCTTATTTTCAGTCCGTAACACTCAGAACCGCAGGTTTTAACACAATACCCTTTGAAAAATTATCAAATGGAACTCTTTTAATTATGATGGGCTTAATGTTTATTGGCGGAGCCTCCGGAAGTACTGCAGGAGGAATAAAGGTCAATACATTGGGGGTCGTATGGGCTTATATTCGTTCTTTCAGAAGAGGGGAACAGGAGATTCTACTCTACAGACAACAGATCCCTAAAGATAATATCCTACAGGCATTTACGGTCATAGCATTTGCTGTTCTATCAATATTCATTGTCAGCTCAGTATTAGTTATCACAGAAGATGCACCACCCATTAAAATACTATTTGAAACTGTCTCAGCATTTGCAACTGTAGGATTAACTGCCGGAATAACAGGATCTCTCTCCCCAATTGGAAAGATAGGAATCATATTTCTAATGTTTTTAGGGAGACTGGGACCTTTAACCCTGTTAACAGCTTCTTCGGGCAAAGAAAAACAGAGCCGGATATCCTACCCCGAAGCTTCAATAATGATTGGTTGAAAAAAAAGAATTAAGGAAGAACCATGGATAAAACATATGCGGTCATCGGATTAGGAGTTTTTGGTAGAAAAGTCTGTGAAGTACTATCAACCAAAGGTGCGGATGTGATTGCCATAGATAATACGGCAGAACAAGTGAACCGGGTGAAAGATATTGTCAGCCAGGCTGTGCTGCTTGATTCAACGGATGAAGAATCATTATCAGAAGCGTCTCTGGATTCGGTTGATGCAGCGATTGTTGCTATTGGTGATAATATTGAAGCAAGCATACTGACAACCGCACTATTAAAACAGCTTGGCGTCCAATATATAATTGCCAGATCCGTAAATAAGATTCACTATCAGGTTTTAAAGAAGGTCGGAGCCGACGAAATCATCAACATAGAAGAGGATCAGGGGACCAGGATTGCTTTAAACCTGGTAGCTCCCTCGGTAATGGAAAAAGTTCAGTTATCAAAAGAAATAATACTCTCAGAGCTCTATCTACCCCAGGCTTTTGTGAAAAACTCAGTGAAGGAAATGGAGTTTGAAACCCGATTTAATATCAGGCTTGTTGCTATACGCAGAAGTTTGAACCAGATGGATGCTGAAGGATTGAGTCTACGTAAAGAAGTTCTACTCTTTCCTGAGGCAGATGAAAAACTGGAAGAAGGAGACATACTCATAATGGTAGGTGACGAGAGTAAACTTGAGTCTTTCCAGAAAAGCGGGAGTCAACCATGATTTTAGTCAAACGAAAGCGGCTAATAATTTCATTTCTGATGATATTGGGGTCTTTGGTTCTTTTTCTACTGATCAGCATTGATTCATTTTCTGAAGCCCCCCTCAATATAAGTATAGAGAAACAACAGGTTGTTTACTGGGGAGTCGTGACCATCCTGTTCCAGACCCTTGTTTTCCTCTCCCTGTTCATTGATCAGAGAAAACTGGTATCCGATTTGAAAAAGATTGCCAGCTATAAAGATTTGAACCATCCTCAATCTGCAAAGATTCTTGATCAGCTGGATGAGATAGGACAGGTTATCTATAGTATATTGAATGATTTCAACAAGCTTCTTGAATTGAGACTGAATCGAATAACAGCCTTCAACAAAGTTTTAAAAATTGTATGTGAAGAGTACCCTGAACCTCTCTTAATTACTGATACCATGGGGAGCATTCTGGGTATAAGCCAGAAACTCTCAGACAAGCTGAACCTGAGTATTGGAAGTGATCTTAAAATAAATGATATATTTCCTGATCTTAAACTGGCTGAAATACTGGTTTTTCTGGAAAAGAACCGGGAGATATGGAGGGGAGAGACAAACTCTGCTGAGATTTGCACTCCTATTTTTGATAAGAATGGAAATCTGAATTTATGTATATGGGAGTTTGAAGCAACTCATATATCACAGAAAATAATCAGTAATCCTGTAAACAATATTTCAAAGCGCACTCTGAATTCATTCAAGGGGTTTCTGAAAAGAAAAGGGAAATGACCCTTGGGTATTGAAATCACGTCAAAGCTGCAAAAGATTAAAGGCCGAATAAAATATCAACAGCCTCCCTGTAAGATCTGTAGACAGGATCAATAGTAACAATCTCGATGCATTCATCGATACCATGAAAGTTCCTGTTCTTAACACCGAAGCCGCAGGTGGCTTCAATACCCAGGGAAAACAGATAGTTACCGATATTGGAGGGACCGCAGACAACCCGGGGAATGTCCCGGCCTGTGATGGAGGATGCCCCTTTATGGAGAGCGGAAGCCACGACTGAGGAGGAAGGCAGCACATAAGGAGGCCAGCTCCCTTTTTCATTCACAGCCGTAGGATGGGGTGAAGGAAAACGTTCATCCACTGCAGCGGCAGCATCACATAACAGCCCTGAAGCCTTTTGGGCATCGAAGGTATTTGTCAGCCGCACATCCACCAGGATACGGCAATCATCTGGAACCACAGAGAATCCATTTCCCCCTCTCATTTTAGTAACTGTCAGTTTTGGACCGAAGGGAAAATCCTTATCCTCCAGGGCAGAGAGCTCCCGGCTGTAGAGCTCTTCAATGAGAGCAGCCCCTTTACGCAGTGCGTTTTGCTCATTGTCTCCGGCCATTCCCGTATGCCCGCTTTTACCTGAAACGACCAGCTCTACCCGGTAGAAACCCCTGGCTCCGCAGACCACTTCATCAAATCCCGGATAACCGATCATCACACCAGCCAAATCAGGATTCTCTCGAACCAGTGCTTTGACACCGCCGAAATTCCCGGTATGCTCATCCACATCGAACATGACCGCAAGCCGGCCTGATGTTAGGCTCTTCTCAAGGAACAGATCATGGAGAATATGAGAGAAGATCGCCACCCCCGCCCTTGAATCACAACTTCCTCTGCCATAGAGCCATCCCTCTTCTTCTTCCGCACTGAAAGGGTCTCGACTCCACTCTGCCGGATTGCCGATATCGGCGGTATCGCCACAGGCATTCAGACAGTAAAGAGGGCCATCACCTTCTCCAAGGATAAAGATGAAGGCACAGTTTTTCCCATTTTCATCCTTCAGGATATTTCCTTTCATCCCCCGGGAGGCATACCAGTCGGTCAGATACCTGAGCATAGGCTCTGTATCATCGATCCCTCCCTGGGTGGGAATGTGGACCATTTCTTTGATCATGTTCAGTATAGATGCGGTCTTCCCGTTCAAAAAAGAACCTCCTTCAGTGCTTCAAGAGCAACCTGGATTTCCAGTTCCTCACCCCTGGCGGTTAGAGAACTCTGATCCACATAGTCTCCAATTCCCTCTTTGACATCCCTCTCATAAAGAACCACATTATTCAAAACGGCTGCGGCTCTCACCCCCCGCAGGGAGGCCAGAGTGAAAAGTGTAGCGGTCTCCATGTCGGAACCCAGTACATTCATGCTGTTGGCCTTTTTCATTCGCTCAGCCTCATCATCGATATAGAAAGAATCATGACTGCGGGTAATTCCCACATGAAATTGAAGACTTTGTTTTCTACAGGTTTCGATAAGAGCTGACAGGAGATAATAATCGGGAGCTGCCGGATAGCCCTCTTCCGCATACATCCTGGATGCTCCATCTTCCCGGACCGTGGCTGTGGGAATGATTAAATCGCCCAGAGCAATTCCGGATCGGCTGGCACCGGCGCTGCCTATGCGGATAAAGTTCTTAGCCCCGCAGGCAATCAGTTCTTCCAGAGCAATAACCATGGAGGGACCGCCGATACCGGTAGAACAGATGGTTACGGGCATACCTTTATAGGACCCTGTAAGGGTTCTAAACTCCCGGTTGAATGCAATTTCACTCCAGGAATCAAGATACTCCGCAGCCCTGAGAACCCGGGCAGGATCTCCCGGCAGGAGAATATTTTCGGCCACATCTTTTTTGTCGCAAAGGATATGAGGTTGTTTCATTCATTTTACTCCCAATGTATTTGATTACAGGCTTCCAGAACAGCTTCGCCCAGAACAGGGTGAATCATCAATGATTTCCTCAGGCTGGAGAGTCCTATCCCGGCATCCAATACAGGTCCGCAGAAACCTGCTGTTTCTGATACAGTCTGACCGCTCATCCAGAGACCTGCCAGCCGATCTTTATCTGTTACAAGAACTTTCACAAAACCAGTTTCCCACTTGCCCATTCCACGCCAGGTATGGTTAAAAGGGAACTGTCCTGAACCATAGGGAATTCCCGCGGCAATCAGGTCTTTCTCCTGCTGTCCGGCTCCGGCAATTTCAGGAAGAGAAAAGACTGCCCTGGGAAGTCCACCCTGGTCCAGGGTTATGGGGATATTATCTTTCAGAAAGTCTCCCATCTGCATCCCCTGCTGAACCGCAGCACTTCCCATCCCTAATAAACCGTTGATATCTCCCACAGCAAAAATATGGGGAACGTTGGTTCTTAGAGATCCATTGACGGGAATTCGATCCTTCAGACACTCTACCCCGGCAGCCGCAAGGCCTTCGGGAAATGAGGGACGACGGATGCCTGTGATCAGAACAGGCCCGGAAGGATTTATAGATTGGGAATCTGTTAATAACTCGCCCTTCTCTCCAGAACCGGTCACCCTGGTATCCATTTTGAAGGAGACTCCATTGTCCTTCAGGCGATCCGCTATAGGCTGTACAAGATCTCTATCGTACCCGGTCAGAATTTCACTCTGCTGTTCAAGGACTGTTACGGATGTTCCCAACTCAGAAAAAAGTGAGGCAAACTCGATCCCCTCCACATCCCCCCCGACAATCGTCAGAGAACCGGGTGGCCGGGAAAGTGAAACAGCCTCTTTATGAGAAATACAGTTGGGATGGTCAGATACTCCGGGGAGACTCCCGGGTTCGGTTCCCGTTGCCAGAATAATAGAACGGGCTGAGAGGATGGTATCATCAACTTTAAAGCTATCAGCAGAGAGAAAAAAACCTTCTCCCGTATAAAGATCAACTCCCGCAGACATCAGACGACGATTCATCAACGGCCCCAGATGATTCATTCTCTCCCGGCTATCATTCAGAACCTGGGGCAGCCTTTCAGGAACTCCGGTTTCACGAAGAAGCTTAATGCGATCCAGGATCATCTTAACAGGGAGACAGCCTGTTGCCAGACCCGTTCCTCCCTGTATGTCCCGCTCTACAAGAGCAGTCTTGAGTCCATTTCTGCCACAGCTTAAGGCAGAGTAAAAGCCCGCAGGACCGGAGCCCAGCACAAGCACATCATATTGCACAGATTCAGACGATTTCAAGAGCGATCTGGATCATCTGGTTGAATGTGGTCTGCCTCTCTTCAGGGCTGCACTGCTCACTGGTGACAATACTGTCACTCACTGTAAGAAGAGACAGGGCATTAGCCTTAAACTTCGCCGCCAGAGTGTAGAGAGCAGAAGTCTCCATTTCCGCCGTCAACACGCCGTACTCCGCCCATTTCTTCCACCCATCGGGGTCATCCGCATAAAAAGTGTCCGATGTGAGAACATTCCCGACCTTGGCGGAGACACCCAGTTCCACACCTTTCTCCCAGGCCCGCCGAAGGAGATCGAAATTAGCAGTAGGAGCAAAATCCATGCCCCCGAAACGGAGGCTGTTCATAGAGGAATCGGTTGAGGCGCTCATGGCCATAACAACATCCCTGATTTTTACATCTTCCTGCATAGAACCACAGGTACCGATTCTGATCAGATTTTTAACTCCATAGACAGTGAGTAACTCATTAACGTAAATAGAAATTGAGGGCATGCCCATTCCGGTGCCCTGTATGGAAACTTTCTTTCCCTTATAGGTACCCGTATAACCGAGCATCCCCCGAACCTGATTGTAACAAACCGCATCTTCCAGAAAATTCTCAGCTATGTATTTAGCTCTTAAAGGATCTCCGGGGAGAAGGACAGATTCTGCGATATCCCCTTTCTTTGCTTCCATGTGTGCTGTACTCATTTATACTTCCTCCAGTATTTGTTACTTTCGAACCACCAAACAGGCGGCTCTGTACAATTTTTGAACATCGTTCCGGTATTAAAACACCAGACGAGTCTCTCCTCTTCCTCTTTTCAAAATATCCTTTGCACGATACTGAGCCTCCCTGCGGACAGCATCAGTATCAGCCAGTACCTTACCGTTCCGTTTCACAAAACTCCCGGCAATCAGGGAATCCCTGATATTCTGTTTTCCGGCACTGTAGAGAATTGATGCAAGGGGATTATAAAGAGGCATGGTGTGGATATCATTCAGGTCCCATATTAATAGATCAGCAGCGGCACCTTCGGCGATTCGGCCTGAATTAAATCCCAGTGCCTCATGACCTTTCATGAGCATCTGCCATACTTCACGAAGAGGAAAGGATTCGGGATCTCCGGTGATAAACTTTCCAGCCAGAGCAAATAAGGAAGCCTGTTCCAGAGGACTCAAAGAATTGGAACTGGCAGCGCCGTCTGTTCCGATACATAAGGGGAGTTCTCTGGGATTCTGCCAGAGGGTTCCCTGCCCGCAGGAGAGTTTCATATAGGTTTTAGGACAGACCGCAAAATGGGTATCCTTTTCAATAAGTGCCCTCTCTTCATCCCGTATCCATAAACCATGAGCCACAATCAGAGGTAGATCCAGACAGCCAGCGTCCTTCAAAATTTGGAATGGGGTTTGACCGTATTCGATCAGGCTCTTTTTTACCTGTTCTGCTGTTTCTGACACATGCATATGCAGGCCCACTCCCAGAGACGCGGCTCTCTCTGCCGTTTGCTTCAGCTGCTGCGGAGAACAGGTATAGGGAGAATGGGGTCCCATCCGAAGAGCCAGGCGCTGGGATTGATTGTTCCATTGATCAATCAATCCGGCAGCAGCATCCAGCTGTTCTTCAAATCCACCGGTCATCCCAAAGAGGGTCGGTGCGATATCAGCCCTTATTCCCGTATTCAGAACAGCCTGGCAGATTCGATCACTCATAAAATAGTGATCTGCAAAAGCACAGACACCATTATCCAGCATCTCCATGATGGCAAGCATTGCTCCTGCCTCCACATCCTGGGCGGTCATTTTACTCTCATAGGGCCAGATATCCCGGTTGAACCAGGTGTCGGCGTCCACATCCTCGGCGATACCACGAAAGATGGCCATGGGAGAATGGGAGTGGAGATTCACGAACCCGGGGGACACAAAAAGCCCCCGGCAGTCTATAATCTCTTCACCCTCCTGAGGAATGTTAATCGATGATTCATGCTCGGCTGACCGGAAAATATGAGTAATCAGACCGTTCTCAACAGACACATTGCTTTCAGGAAGAATCTGACCTGTTTCGTCTATAAGAGAGGCATTTTTAAGAATCAGATCAGGCATAGGTTCTCATAAGGTCCATAAATAGCTTTACAAATCTCTCCCGGTCCAGGGTCATCGCAACTTGTGCGTTCGGCTTTTTCCCTGTCACTTTCAGAACATCCGCAACTGATTTCCCCCGAGTCAACGAACCTTCGGTCTCAATCTCCACATGATAAGATTCCATGCCTGCCAGAGAAGGATCGATAGCACAGGCCACAGCAAAGGGATCATGCATCCCCAGTCCGGGATGCCCTATGCTACGGTAAAAATCCATATACCATTCCATCATCCCCGTCAGGGATTCAATAACCGGTCCTCCCAGCTGTTCCATGTTCCT
Encoded proteins:
- the deoD gene encoding purine-nucleoside phosphorylase, producing MSTAHMEAKKGDIAESVLLPGDPLRAKYIAENFLEDAVCYNQVRGMLGYTGTYKGKKVSIQGTGMGMPSISIYVNELLTVYGVKNLIRIGTCGSMQEDVKIRDVVMAMSASTDSSMNSLRFGGMDFAPTANFDLLRRAWEKGVELGVSAKVGNVLTSDTFYADDPDGWKKWAEYGVLTAEMETSALYTLAAKFKANALSLLTVSDSIVTSEQCSPEERQTTFNQMIQIALEIV
- a CDS encoding amidohydrolase family protein, with product MPDLILKNASLIDETGQILPESNVSVENGLITHIFRSAEHESSINIPQEGEEIIDCRGLFVSPGFVNLHSHSPMAIFRGIAEDVDADTWFNRDIWPYESKMTAQDVEAGAMLAIMEMLDNGVCAFADHYFMSDRICQAVLNTGIRADIAPTLFGMTGGFEEQLDAAAGLIDQWNNQSQRLALRMGPHSPYTCSPQQLKQTAERAASLGVGLHMHVSETAEQVKKSLIEYGQTPFQILKDAGCLDLPLIVAHGLWIRDEERALIEKDTHFAVCPKTYMKLSCGQGTLWQNPRELPLCIGTDGAASSNSLSPLEQASLFALAGKFITGDPESFPLREVWQMLMKGHEALGFNSGRIAEGAAADLLIWDLNDIHTMPLYNPLASILYSAGKQNIRDSLIAGSFVKRNGKVLADTDAVRREAQYRAKDILKRGRGETRLVF